A window of Phragmites australis chromosome 15, lpPhrAust1.1, whole genome shotgun sequence genomic DNA:
AGTTGATCCATTCCAAAGCAATGTTTGACAGTTTGTTAgaaaatccaagaaaaatagtaggcattggagacttggacTGCTTAGCATTTAGCAACTAgtcttttccctaaaaaaaaataaaatgagccAGGGAACAAAGTGTGCCTCCCATCCCATGCGGCGGCCGtgcacgaagaagaagaagaagaagaaaaaattatttgacttgattcatcatccatgcatgcatgcatcctagCTAGTTAGTTTAACTCTCGGACTAATGAACACTTGCACCTCGCAGATTAATTTCAGTACGTGCTCAGAAGAAATTAACCAAGCCTAGCTAGCGAGCTAGCGATCGATCGAGCTACTCCTCTCTGATCTCTATATGTACACGAAGGCAAACCGGCGGTCTAGACCTCGCTTCCCTGGTCATggtcgtcgtcgccgtcctccCGGTGCGCCCGCTTCTTCTTGCCCTGCAGCGCCACGCCGAACAGCCTCACCGTGCCGTCGGCGTCCCCGGGCGTCGGCCAGGAGGAGTCCGGGTCCAGCTCCAGCAGCCTGCAGGAGGATGCCGCGCTGGCGCTGGCCGGCAGCTGCGCCGACGAGGGGCTCGTGACCGGCGCCACGTGGTTCTGCAGGAAGTAGATGATGTCGTTGTAGAGCTTCTTCATGTGCGCCAGCTCCGACAGCAGCAGCGAGTTGCGCCGCCGCAGCTGCCGGTTGTCCTCCGACAGCGCCGCTAAAaagtccccgccgccgccgtcgttgcCTCCGCCGTGAACACCGTGCGCGGTGGCGGGCTCTTCTTGGAAGTGGTACACCGGATGAGTGgacggcgggggcggcggcgagaAGGGGTTGAGGtggtggtgatggagatggtggtggtggtggtggtagggCTGGTGCGGTAGCAGCGGCGTCGGCGCTGGCTGCGACGACTTCCTCCGGTGGATCTCGGCGAGGAGGTGCTTGGCTCCCTTCCTGAAAAACTCGTTGGCGAACTCCCATCTGTCAGCCACTATCTTCCTGAAGCCCTGCAACCACAGCAATGCAAACAAGATTAGCTTGTTCTTGCAATGAGGCGACGATCAGCTACTACTATACTAAAAAGGATGGAAGAATCAGTGTCATGATACTGTAGAACATTGTAATTGCAGTTACCATGCACGGCAGATGATGCACACGAGAGCACATCTAGTAAGGGTCAACTAGTCATGCCATGTGTGTGTGGTGTGGTAATGCATGgtacatatatatactagtTGGCACGGAATACCATAGGGTATATCTCTGTATTTCATTGTTCCGATCTTTTCCCAATGATTGGGAGTGAGACTACGTCCTAAGAAAGactttatatatgtatacatatatacaagcATGTTCATGAAACACAACCACTTACTAAGCATGCACATTTGTACTCTGGGTTGGTTTTGGTCAGGAGAGTGATCTTGGCTCTAGTAGAGCAAGTGACAGGGAAAATAGTAGCTGGCAAATGGGGGAGAAGATTCGCATCAAGTCATGGTTGTTGAAAAGAACAGATCAAGAAGTATACAAAAAGAACCAGCCAGAACTCGAACAGGTAGCCATTGTACAATCAAACAaacttttccttcttttttttaaatttttttaaggcTCTAAAAACTGTCTTCCTTGCATTGCTTAAGAGACGCTGGCCCAATTAGAGGCCAAAATTAAAAAGGGGAGGAAATGAAGCAAACGAAATCCCTTTCAACAACAAGTCAACCAGAAAAGCAAAAGAACAGTGGAGCAAGCAAACcacaaatgcatgcatgcacgctcTGCTCGTCACAGGCTAGGGGAACAAGAAATCGATTGGCTAGTTGGCATGTCACACAAGTGCCTTCCCATCGTGCCGTATATATAGCGCAACCAAATCCAGTGAAAAGAGCAACAAAAAACTTTTGCTTGCTTGGCATATTCTAGGAAACAAGAAAGCTAGATGCCAACAAGCAAAATAAAAGCCAAAATTAGTGCAAATGCAATGCATAATGAACGCGTTAACCAAATCAAAAcccaaaacaaataaaaagggCTCCAACAAAGAGATACAGAAGCCTAGCAATGTGCTTACATAGGTGTTGAGCTGCCTGACGAAGCTGGAGAAGTTGTTGTGCTTGAAGTAGTTTGGGAGGAGGTCGCGGGCGAACTCGGGCGGGCGCCAGACGACGAAGGTGGTGTCGTCCTCGCCCCACGACACGATGTGGTCGGTGCAGGGGTCGTCCACAAGCTGGTATGTCTTGGTCAGgaacggcgccggcgccggcttcGCTTGGTGCGAGCTCTCCATCGACACCACCATCTCACCACACCGCTCCACAAGGAAAGCCATATACGGCCAAGTCCCAGtctctctgatctctctctatctctctcgtACAAGCTCTAGCTCAGCAGGGAGAGAgctaggaggaagaggagaagaagatgagaactgagaagagagaggaggagcaatATAAGCTGGCTAGCTCGGTAGcagcggggagagagagagaggactgaGGAGGAGAGGGTGAGGAGAAAGAAAGGCTGCCTCTCTTTAGCTCTATCTCCAGTCTCACTGTCTCGCACTCGCACACATAAACACATGCGCCCGCGCACCCCACGAGCTCCTTCAAATGGAGTATTCTCTCTCGCGTGGGTCAGGCCACTGCCTGCAGGACCGCTGGCTcgtcctttctctctctctctcttctagcCGGCCagagctctctctcactcatcattatatatgcatatgcatgGATATCTGTGCATGAGCAGTGCAGTGTGGT
This region includes:
- the LOC133892895 gene encoding heat stress transcription factor B-4b-like — its product is MAFLVERCGEMVVSMESSHQAKPAPAPFLTKTYQLVDDPCTDHIVSWGEDDTTFVVWRPPEFARDLLPNYFKHNNFSSFVRQLNTYGFRKIVADRWEFANEFFRKGAKHLLAEIHRRKSSQPAPTPLLPHQPYHHHHHHLHHHHLNPFSPPPPPSTHPVYHFQEEPATAHGVHGGGNDGGGGDFLAALSEDNRQLRRRNSLLLSELAHMKKLYNDIIYFLQNHVAPVTSPSSAQLPASASAASSCRLLELDPDSSWPTPGDADGTVRLFGVALQGKKKRAHREDGDDDHDQGSEV